From a single Piliocolobus tephrosceles isolate RC106 chromosome 21, ASM277652v3, whole genome shotgun sequence genomic region:
- the ZNF211 gene encoding zinc finger protein 211 isoform X5 has product MFMTPASARWDQRGPGLHEWHLGKGMSSGCWHGVEHEETPTEQRISVEGVPQFRTSKEVSSSQNAYSCEICGLVLRDILHLAEHQGTNCGQKLHTYGKQFYINANLQQHQRQHIKEAPFTSYVDTASFTTSCTVHVSEKPFTCREIRKDFLANMRFLHQEAAQTGEKPNNSNKCVVAFYSGKRHRNWGKCSKAFSHTDTLVQDQRILTREGLFECSKCGKACTRRCNLIQHQKVHSEERPYECNECGKFFTYYSSFIIHQRVHTGERPYVCPECGKSFSQIYSLNSHRKVHTGERPYECSECGKSFSQRSNLMQHRRVHTGERPYECSECGKSFSQNFSLIYHQRVHTGERPHECNECGKSFSRSSSLIHHRRLHTGERPYECSKCGKSFKQSSSFSSHRKVHTGERPYVCGECGKSFSHSSNLKNHQRVHTGERPVECSECSKSFSCKSNLIKHLRVHTGERPYECSECGKSFSQSSSLIQHRRVHTGKRPYQCSECGKSFGCKSVLIQHQRVHTGEKP; this is encoded by the exons ATGTTCATGACTCCAGCCTCAGCAAGATGGGATCAGAGAGGGCCTGGCCTACATGAATGGCACTTGGGAAAAGGCATGTCATCAG GTTGTTGGCATGGAGTGGAGCATGAGGAAACACCTACTGAACAGAGAATTTCTGTAGAAGGAGTGCCACAGTTCAGGACTTCCAAAGAAGTTTCATCTTCCCAGAATGCCTACTCCTGTGAAATATGTGGCCTGGTCTTGAGAGATATTTTGCACTTGGCTGAACACCAGGGAACAAACTGTGGGCAGAAACTACACACATATGGAAAACAATTCTACATCAATGCAAATCTTCAACAGCACCAGAGGCAGCACATTAAAGAGGCACCTTTCACAAGTTATGTGGACACAGCCTCATTTACAACGAGCTGCACAGTCCATGTGTCGGAGAAGCCCTTCACCTGTAGGGAGATCAGGAAAGACTTTCTGGCCAACATGAGGTTTCTCCATCAAGAGGCCGCTCAAACAGGGGAGAAGCCAAATAACAGTAACAAGTGTGTGGTGGCCTTTTACAGTGGAAAAAGGCATCGCAACTGGGGAAAATGCAGTAAAGCCTTTAGCCACACAGACACACTTGTTCAGGACCAGAGAATCCTCACTAGAGAAGGGCTTTTTGAGTGCAGCAAATGTGGGAAAGCATGTACGCGAAGATGTAACCTCATTCAGCACCAGAAAGTCCACAGTGAAGAAAGGCCTTATGAATGCAATGAATGTGGAAAATTCTTTACCTACTACTCCAGTTTCATTATACATCAGAGAGTTCATACTGGAGAAAGGCCTTATGTGTGCCCTGAATGTGGGAAATCCTTTAGTCAGATCTACAGCCTCAATAGCCATAGGAaagttcacactggagaaaggccttATGAATGCAGCGAATGTGGGAAATCTTTTAGCCAAAGGTCCAACCTCATGCAGCATCGcagagttcacactggagaaaggccttatgaatgcagtgaatgtgggaaatcTTTTAGCCAAAACTTCAGCCTCATTTACCACCagagagttcacactggagaaagacctCATGAGTGCAATGAATGTGGAAAATCCTTTAGCCGAAGCTCCAGCCTCATTCACCACCGGAGacttcacactggagaaagacccTATGAGTGCAGTAAATGTGGGAAATCATTTAAGCAAAGCTCCAGCTTCAGTTCACACCGGAAAGTCCACACAGGGGAAAGGCCTTACGTGTGTGGGGAATGTGGGAAGTCCTTTAGCCATAGTTCCAACCTTAAGAACCACCagagagttcacactggagaaaggcctGTTGAGTGCAGTGAATGTAGCAAATCCTTTAGCTGTAAATCTAACCTCATTAAACACCTgagagttcacactggagaaaggccttatgagtgcagtgaatgtgggaaatcCTTTAGCCAAAGTTCTAGCCTCATTCAGCACCGGAGAGTTCATACTGGAAAAAGGCCTTATCagtgcagtgaatgtgggaaatcCTTTGGCTGCAAATCTGTCCTCATTCAACACCagagagttcacactggagaaaagcctTAA
- the ZNF211 gene encoding zinc finger protein 211 isoform X4, whose amino-acid sequence MATALRDPAPGSVTFEDVAVYFSWEEWDLLDEAQKHLYFDVMLENFALTSSLGCWHGVEHEETPTEQRISVEGVPQFRTSKEVSSSQNAYSCEICGLVLRDILHLAEHQGTNCGQKLHTYGKQFYINANLQQHQRQHIKEAPFTSYVDTASFTTSCTVHVSEKPFTCREIRKDFLANMRFLHQEAAQTGEKPNNSNKCVVAFYSGKRHRNWGKCSKAFSHTDTLVQDQRILTREGLFECSKCGKACTRRCNLIQHQKVHSEERPYECNECGKFFTYYSSFIIHQRVHTGERPYVCPECGKSFSQIYSLNSHRKVHTGERPYECSECGKSFSQRSNLMQHRRVHTGERPYECSECGKSFSQNFSLIYHQRVHTGERPHECNECGKSFSRSSSLIHHRRLHTGERPYECSKCGKSFKQSSSFSSHRKVHTGERPYVCGECGKSFSHSSNLKNHQRVHTGERPVECSECSKSFSCKSNLIKHLRVHTGERPYECSECGKSFSQSSSLIQHRRVHTGKRPYQCSECGKSFGCKSVLIQHQRVHTGEKP is encoded by the coding sequence GTTGTTGGCATGGAGTGGAGCATGAGGAAACACCTACTGAACAGAGAATTTCTGTAGAAGGAGTGCCACAGTTCAGGACTTCCAAAGAAGTTTCATCTTCCCAGAATGCCTACTCCTGTGAAATATGTGGCCTGGTCTTGAGAGATATTTTGCACTTGGCTGAACACCAGGGAACAAACTGTGGGCAGAAACTACACACATATGGAAAACAATTCTACATCAATGCAAATCTTCAACAGCACCAGAGGCAGCACATTAAAGAGGCACCTTTCACAAGTTATGTGGACACAGCCTCATTTACAACGAGCTGCACAGTCCATGTGTCGGAGAAGCCCTTCACCTGTAGGGAGATCAGGAAAGACTTTCTGGCCAACATGAGGTTTCTCCATCAAGAGGCCGCTCAAACAGGGGAGAAGCCAAATAACAGTAACAAGTGTGTGGTGGCCTTTTACAGTGGAAAAAGGCATCGCAACTGGGGAAAATGCAGTAAAGCCTTTAGCCACACAGACACACTTGTTCAGGACCAGAGAATCCTCACTAGAGAAGGGCTTTTTGAGTGCAGCAAATGTGGGAAAGCATGTACGCGAAGATGTAACCTCATTCAGCACCAGAAAGTCCACAGTGAAGAAAGGCCTTATGAATGCAATGAATGTGGAAAATTCTTTACCTACTACTCCAGTTTCATTATACATCAGAGAGTTCATACTGGAGAAAGGCCTTATGTGTGCCCTGAATGTGGGAAATCCTTTAGTCAGATCTACAGCCTCAATAGCCATAGGAaagttcacactggagaaaggccttATGAATGCAGCGAATGTGGGAAATCTTTTAGCCAAAGGTCCAACCTCATGCAGCATCGcagagttcacactggagaaaggccttatgaatgcagtgaatgtgggaaatcTTTTAGCCAAAACTTCAGCCTCATTTACCACCagagagttcacactggagaaagacctCATGAGTGCAATGAATGTGGAAAATCCTTTAGCCGAAGCTCCAGCCTCATTCACCACCGGAGacttcacactggagaaagacccTATGAGTGCAGTAAATGTGGGAAATCATTTAAGCAAAGCTCCAGCTTCAGTTCACACCGGAAAGTCCACACAGGGGAAAGGCCTTACGTGTGTGGGGAATGTGGGAAGTCCTTTAGCCATAGTTCCAACCTTAAGAACCACCagagagttcacactggagaaaggcctGTTGAGTGCAGTGAATGTAGCAAATCCTTTAGCTGTAAATCTAACCTCATTAAACACCTgagagttcacactggagaaaggccttatgagtgcagtgaatgtgggaaatcCTTTAGCCAAAGTTCTAGCCTCATTCAGCACCGGAGAGTTCATACTGGAAAAAGGCCTTATCagtgcagtgaatgtgggaaatcCTTTGGCTGCAAATCTGTCCTCATTCAACACCagagagttcacactggagaaaagcctTAA
- the ZNF211 gene encoding zinc finger protein 211 isoform X3, with protein MIAGTSFWNSLEGSVTFEDVAVYFSWEEWDLLDEAQKHLYFDVMLENFALTSSLGCWHGVEHEETPTEQRISVEGVPQFRTSKEVSSSQNAYSCEICGLVLRDILHLAEHQGTNCGQKLHTYGKQFYINANLQQHQRQHIKEAPFTSYVDTASFTTSCTVHVSEKPFTCREIRKDFLANMRFLHQEAAQTGEKPNNSNKCVVAFYSGKRHRNWGKCSKAFSHTDTLVQDQRILTREGLFECSKCGKACTRRCNLIQHQKVHSEERPYECNECGKFFTYYSSFIIHQRVHTGERPYVCPECGKSFSQIYSLNSHRKVHTGERPYECSECGKSFSQRSNLMQHRRVHTGERPYECSECGKSFSQNFSLIYHQRVHTGERPHECNECGKSFSRSSSLIHHRRLHTGERPYECSKCGKSFKQSSSFSSHRKVHTGERPYVCGECGKSFSHSSNLKNHQRVHTGERPVECSECSKSFSCKSNLIKHLRVHTGERPYECSECGKSFSQSSSLIQHRRVHTGKRPYQCSECGKSFGCKSVLIQHQRVHTGEKP; from the coding sequence GTTGTTGGCATGGAGTGGAGCATGAGGAAACACCTACTGAACAGAGAATTTCTGTAGAAGGAGTGCCACAGTTCAGGACTTCCAAAGAAGTTTCATCTTCCCAGAATGCCTACTCCTGTGAAATATGTGGCCTGGTCTTGAGAGATATTTTGCACTTGGCTGAACACCAGGGAACAAACTGTGGGCAGAAACTACACACATATGGAAAACAATTCTACATCAATGCAAATCTTCAACAGCACCAGAGGCAGCACATTAAAGAGGCACCTTTCACAAGTTATGTGGACACAGCCTCATTTACAACGAGCTGCACAGTCCATGTGTCGGAGAAGCCCTTCACCTGTAGGGAGATCAGGAAAGACTTTCTGGCCAACATGAGGTTTCTCCATCAAGAGGCCGCTCAAACAGGGGAGAAGCCAAATAACAGTAACAAGTGTGTGGTGGCCTTTTACAGTGGAAAAAGGCATCGCAACTGGGGAAAATGCAGTAAAGCCTTTAGCCACACAGACACACTTGTTCAGGACCAGAGAATCCTCACTAGAGAAGGGCTTTTTGAGTGCAGCAAATGTGGGAAAGCATGTACGCGAAGATGTAACCTCATTCAGCACCAGAAAGTCCACAGTGAAGAAAGGCCTTATGAATGCAATGAATGTGGAAAATTCTTTACCTACTACTCCAGTTTCATTATACATCAGAGAGTTCATACTGGAGAAAGGCCTTATGTGTGCCCTGAATGTGGGAAATCCTTTAGTCAGATCTACAGCCTCAATAGCCATAGGAaagttcacactggagaaaggccttATGAATGCAGCGAATGTGGGAAATCTTTTAGCCAAAGGTCCAACCTCATGCAGCATCGcagagttcacactggagaaaggccttatgaatgcagtgaatgtgggaaatcTTTTAGCCAAAACTTCAGCCTCATTTACCACCagagagttcacactggagaaagacctCATGAGTGCAATGAATGTGGAAAATCCTTTAGCCGAAGCTCCAGCCTCATTCACCACCGGAGacttcacactggagaaagacccTATGAGTGCAGTAAATGTGGGAAATCATTTAAGCAAAGCTCCAGCTTCAGTTCACACCGGAAAGTCCACACAGGGGAAAGGCCTTACGTGTGTGGGGAATGTGGGAAGTCCTTTAGCCATAGTTCCAACCTTAAGAACCACCagagagttcacactggagaaaggcctGTTGAGTGCAGTGAATGTAGCAAATCCTTTAGCTGTAAATCTAACCTCATTAAACACCTgagagttcacactggagaaaggccttatgagtgcagtgaatgtgggaaatcCTTTAGCCAAAGTTCTAGCCTCATTCAGCACCGGAGAGTTCATACTGGAAAAAGGCCTTATCagtgcagtgaatgtgggaaatcCTTTGGCTGCAAATCTGTCCTCATTCAACACCagagagttcacactggagaaaagcctTAA